A single window of Plasmodium malariae genome assembly, contig: PmUG01_00_8, whole genome shotgun sequence DNA harbors:
- the PmUG01_00023600 gene encoding fam-l protein, whose protein sequence is MEKNIKLLLFINVAFFTFLICICNFTNDMSSISKSLDDENYIERKLNARNYRLLAKCKNNNDSSMIGLKFFPYNEEIEIKHKTVEESSKAKNKYSNGSSSKYAKDHKQIATDKSNIFETKKYSNLEKKIFKELDYFDFLEKNRTISNKVYQQTIFKKYRLRIFAPVALILLLSIYITLDMYSFYGLEGILTQILVYCFGNDWYNSLHKILKDHSLKWLFKSTEKVKNYLGKMEQGKWKAITQHVYVENFFGYIVYVVPLIILGITLILGIFYYHKKVKKYQKLKFKKR, encoded by the exons atggaaaaaaatattaagttactcttatttattaatgttgctttttttacctttttaatttgtatatgtaatttCACCAATGATATG aGTTCAATTAGCAAATCATTAGATGATGAAAACTATATTGAAAGAAAGTTAAATGCAAGAAATTATCGACTACTTGCAAAATGTAAGAACAATAATGATTCAAGTATGATAgggttaaaattttttccatataatgAAGAGATAGAAATAAAACACAAGACTGTTGAAGAATCCTCCAAagcaaaaaacaaatattcaAATGGAAGTTCTTCAAAATATGCAAAAGACCATAAACAAATTGCAACAGAtaaatctaatatatttgaaacaaaaaaatattctaatcttgaaaaaaaaatattcaaagaactgGATTATTTCGattttcttgaaaaaaacaGGACAATTAGTAATAAGGTTTACCAACAaactatatttaaaaaatacagattACGAATTTTTGCCCCTGTAGCATTAATATTGTtgttatcaatatatatcaCATTAGATATGTATTCCTTTTATGGACTTGAAGGGATATTGACTCAGATACTTGTTTATTGCTTCGGAAATGATTGGTATAATTctttacataaaattttgaaagaTCACAGTTTAAAATGGTTGTTTAAGTCTAcggaaaaagtaaaaaattatctgGGCAAGATGGAACAAGGAAAATGGAAGGCAATAACACAGCATGTTTATGTAGAGAATTTTTTTGGTTATATAGTATATGTTGTaccattaataatattaggtATTACCCTTATATTAGGGATTTTTTActaccataaaaaagtaaagaaatatcaaaaattgaagttcaaaaaaaggtaa
- the PmUG01_00023300 gene encoding fam-m protein, protein MKNKITLNIFIRIGMFAILSWICNFNNYMYIFKKYLDGMCNYDRETYTRNYRLLSKYKEHKDSNNLWLKEKLPNNEVIGQKITSNNEVGTNRKNNQSHKCLLNKAQYYTEVIDYNNGMFDGKHFHFQKKWIKKKDYDTFLEKKKRIGDISLKKIKFRSYKFGISIFLVFFLLGIGLPVSSAFGLSDGSQQGNDILSFLKSTLGLSSERNAYILLFLVTFIMLAVLIIIAIYKILRNNEKCQKIKLMME, encoded by the exons atgaaaaacaaaattacgctaaacatatttattagaaTTGGCATGTTTGCCATTCTATCATGGATATGCAATTTTAACAATTATATG tatatatttaagaaatatttggATGGAATGTGTAACTATGATAGGGAAACATATACAAGAAATTATAGATTactatcaaaatataaagagcATAAGGATTCAAATAATCTATGGCTAAAAGAAAAGCTTCCCAATAATGAAGTCATTGGACAAAAAATCACATCTAATAATGAAGTAGGAactaatagaaaaaataatcaatcacataaatgtttattaaataaagcaCAATATTACACAGAAGttatagattataataatggaatgtttgatggaaaacatttccattttcaaaagaaatggataaaaaaaaaggattatgATActtttcttgaaaaaaagaagagaattggtgatatatctttaaaaaaaataaaatttagaagtTATAAATTTGGAATTTCCatatttcttgttttttttctattgGGAATAGGATTACCGGTATCTAGTGCATTTGGGCTTTCCGATGGTAGTCAACAAGGAAATGATATTTTATCCTTTCTTAAAAGTACGCTGGGTTTAAGTAGTGAAAGAaatgcttatatattattatttttagtaaCGTTCATTATGTTAGCAGTCTTGATTATAATAGCTATTTATAAGAtcttaagaaataatgaaaaatgtcaaaaaattaagttgatGATGGagtaa
- the PmUG01_00023800 gene encoding fam-l protein: protein MEKQIKILFLIKVTIFIYLNWLCHFTNDMCTFSKSRCKEHKDGGTQYIITYRLLTKCKQDKNSNYVRLKEETLNNEEHKKIYITKNEKGGKCINKQSYKNLLNNANCHKERKKNKSFVFETKNYSRVEKKIFKELDFINFLKKNRTISNRTYENIICKRHKMLFILPATLLLLLSISFMLDSFCGCGLIKGLFLVFISTLSAGWQRTLRSWFHNNPIGSFFRYTTQVTVSGKSKTAYYYITGLFGFVAYFLPFFLLGVILISGIIYYHTKVKKYEKLKFRKI, encoded by the exons atggaaaaacaaattaagaTACTTTTCCTTATTAAAGTTActatctttatatatttaaattggTTATGTCATTTTACCAATGATATg TGTACGTTTAGCAAATCACGGTGTAAGGAGCACAAAGATGGGGGTACACAATACATAATAACTTATagattattaacaaaatgtAAACAGGATAAGAATTCAAATTATGTGAGATTAAAAGAAGAGACACTAAATAATGAAGAGCacaaaaagatatatataactaaaaacgaaaaagggggcaaatgtataaataaacaatcctataaaaatttgttaaataatGCAAATTGCCATAAAGAAcgtaagaaaaataaatcttttgtatttgaaacaaaaaattattcacgtgttgaaaaaaaaatattcaaagaacttgattttataaattttcttaagAAAAATAGGACAATTAGTAATAGGACTTacgaaaatattatttgtaaaagaCATAAAATGCTATTCATATTACCTGCAACATTGTTGTTGCTTTTATCCATATCATTCATGTTAGATAGTTTTTGTGGATGTGGGCTTATAAAGGGGTTATTCCTAGTATTTATTAGTACATTGTCAGCGGGGTGGCAACGTACCTTAAGATCATGGTTTCATAATAATCCTATAGGTTCGTTTTTTAGGTATACTACTCAAGTGACCGTTAGTGGTAAATCTAAAACggcatattattatataacagGTTTATTTGGATTTGTAGCGTATTTCTTACCCTTCTTTTTATTAGGTGTCATACTTATATCaggaataatttattaccatacaaaagttaaaaaatacgaaaaacttaaatttaggaaaatataa
- the PmUG01_00023400 gene encoding STP1 protein, with protein MDSCFSLYVPILGYDAWRFRTNPEFQKIITHVQEKTNSLKNEKNKKIFRNVCLELAEYLIKKKKEPPRFEREYKWELALKYWLQQYYKGLNKYGGCFMILNEEDKKVLDFIYEAEDFCEEKKRKRNRIKCINRGNSSPAKCDSNCSSKIVEYNTWIIDRKNYFTNNKQHIYQKCKNKNRILPFPNNSCNVSKPETFETLPECEYSDPPIDHTAVKQNKEQHPDVSHDLTIHQDQDSLKSSLQIQNLTIQQSESSSDHQVEDQKSLSATPNMEKQSDAAESVQTETPSFIPNSDILPSETGKETTTRFDNEIIKLPPVQGPIPSSPEEFEPVSSYITPPTHIKKTGLLKKKKSIKSRQVKILKILLPSFTDKKSKFLTHDHPEDTIYDEEQIIKKLKIHEHDMIKNIKSSKQKKDRFKTIIEVHMEVLEEFRNEEWEHKKGEFLELCLEVFEEEEYRTYPNLSNGELIMENTKSINDIEKQKILCNKWIKEHRNISEKLKKTVWFNYLKNEWKKEKASIKETEELKMNFSIEIQKISFSEKEKDLWREWISKNHMIIDRYLEQEWDEELTQELLNMIDESVNEEFKNNISLLNTKEIQQKISYEELYKYIKKKLLEKLCILVFMMVLEECKKEDFIENEGLLLDSYINDLTTEVNLGRKSDVTKEIIEFNDNVLENTEYRKIPAYTGEEGLSQDIEKWVRVEDTPQNSIYIENIVE; from the exons ATGGATTCTTGTTTTTCCTTG tATGTTCCTATTTTAGGATATGATGCGTGGAGATTCCGTACAAATCCCGAATTTCAAAAGATTATAACACATGTACAAGAAAAAACGAATTccttgaaaaatgaaaaaaataagaaaattttccGGAATGTATGCCTAGAATTGGCTGAATATCtaattaagaaaaagaaagaaccACCACGTTTTGAAAGAGAATATAAGTGGGAATTAGCACTGAAGTACTGGTTACAACAATACTATAAAGGGCTAAATAAATATGGCGGATGTTTTATGATTTTAAATgaagaagataaaaaagttttagattttatatatgaagcAGAAGATTTCTgcgaggaaaaaaaaagaaaaagaaatagaataaaatgcATTAACAGAGGAAATTCTAGTCCGGCTAAATGTGATAGTAATTGTTCTAGTAAAATTGTTGAATATAATACTTGGATTATAGATAGAAAGAACTATTTCACTAATAATAAACAGCACATTTAtcaaaaatgcaaaaataaaaatcgaATATTACCATTTCCAAATAATTCTTGCAACGTAAGTAAACCAGAAACATTTGAAACACTTCCTGAATGCGAGTACTCGGACCCACCTATAGATCATACAGctgtaaaacaaaataaagagcAACATCCAGATGTATCTCATGATTTAACTATACATCAAGATCAAGATTCATTAAAATCTTCATTgcaaatacaaaatttaacTATACAACAATCTGAATCTTCATCAGATCATCAAGTAGAAGATCAAAAATCATTATCTGCTACACCAAATATGGAAAAGCAATCTGATGCTGCAGAATCAGTACAAACCGAAACTCCAAGTTTTATACCAAATTCCGACATTTTACCTTCCGAAACAGGCAAAGAAACTACAACTAGATTTGATAACGAAATCATAAAGTTACCCCCAGTTCAAGGGCCTATTCCATCATCTCCTGAAGAATTTGAACCTGTCTCTAGTTATATTACCCCCCCTACACACATTAAAAAGACAG gattattaaaaaaaaaaaaaagtataaaaagtAGACAAGTGAAAATACTGAAAATTCTACTACCTTCATTTACTgacaaaaaaagtaaatttttaacGCATGATCATCCAGAAGATACAATATATGATGAGgaacaaattattaaaaaattaaaaatacatgaacatgatatgataaaaaatataaagtcgTCAAAGCAAAAAAAGGATAGATTTAAAACCATTATAGAAGTACATATGGAAGTACTCGAAGAATTCAGAAATGAAGAATGGGAACAcaaaaaaggagaattttTAGAGTTATGCCTAGAAGTGTTTGAAGAAGAGGAATATAGAACATATCCTAATTTGAGTAATGGAGAACTGATAATGGAAAATACTAAAAGTATTAATGAcattgaaaaacaaaaaattttatgcaataaatggataaaagaacatagaaatatttctgaaaaattaaaaaaaacagtatggtttaattatttgaaaaatgaatggaaaaaagaaaaagcttCCATAAAAGAAActgaagaattaaaaatgaatttttcaattgaaattcaaaaaatttcattttcagaaaaagaaaaggattTATGGAGAGAGTGGATATCAAAAAATCATATGATTATAGATCGATACTTGGAACAGGAATGGGATGAAGAATTGACACAAGAATTGCTCAATATGATAGATGAGAGTGTAAAtgaagaatttaaaaataatatttcactTCTAAATACAAAAGAGATACAGCAGAAGATAAGTtatgaagaattatataaatatataaaaaaaaaattactagaAAAATTGTGTATACTAGTATTCATGATGGTATTGGAAGAATGCAAAAAAGAAGATTTTATAGAAAATGAGGGATTACTTTTGGATAGTTACATAAATGACTTGACAACAGAAGTAAACTTAGGGAGAAAATCAGATGttacaaaagaaataattgaATTTAATGACAATGTTCTAGAAAATACagaatatagaaaaattccTGCTTACACAGGGGAGGAAGGCCTTAGCCAGGACATAGAAAAATGGGTAAGAGTAGAAGATACACCGCAGAATTCCATATATATCGAGAACATAGTAGAATAA
- the PmUG01_00023700 gene encoding fam-m protein, with protein MEQNIKLSKAIKIASFILLPRICHFYNDVVIFNNSLCNNCNIFRNLRSRDYRLLAKNKQNKDSYKLCLKDNMPNNEEGKKEKSKKSKKNSLNKVQYYTEIMDYDNGIFDGKHFHFEKKWIKKKNYDYFIENNRRIRDISLEKVKFKSYGFGVTLLFLFFLLGLGYPILHHYNLLESVGGKLVSFLSTFNENINTAINASGMCIILFSIIMIILSVILIIALPKILRNNEKYEKIKLMNE; from the exons aTGGAACAGAACATTAAGTTATCTAAAGCTATTAAAATTGCTTCATTTATCCTTTTACCAAGGATatgtcatttttataatgatgtg gttatttttaacaattcATTGTGTAATAATTGcaatatttttagaaatcTACGTTCAAGAGATTATCGATTACtagcaaaaaataaacaaaataaagattcatataaattatgtttaaaaGACAATATGCCAAATAATGAAGAGggtaaaaaggaaaaaagcaaaaaatctAAAAAGAATTCATTAAATAAGGTGCAATATTATACAGAAATTATGGATTATGATAATGGAATAtttgatggaaaacattttcatttcgaaaaaaaatggataaaaaaaaaaaattacgattattttattgaaaataacAGGAGAATTCGTGATATCTCCTTAGAGaaagtaaaatttaaaagttaCGGATTTGGAGTTactttactttttctttttttcttgttgGGATTAGGCTACCCCATTTTACatcattataatttgttgGAAAGTGTAGGTGGAAAGCTCGTAAGTTTTCTATCAACTTTTAacgaaaatattaatacagCAATTAATGCGTCTGGAatgtgtattatattatttagcataattatgattatattatCTGTCATACTAATAATAGCGTTACCTAAAAtcttaagaaataatgaaaaatatgaaaaaatcaagttgatgaatgaataa
- the PmUG01_00023500 gene encoding fam-m protein: MEKPKKLFLFTEIFFFIISTWILNFENDVILFNKILDVNYNLVQKLDIKMYRLLAKYKETKDSNSASLKDDIPNNRGYSQRDIFNKVEDTMKRKKSNRSSLNKAQYYTEVINHNKGMFDGKHFHFEKKWIKKKDYDYFLEKNRRIGDICLKKIKFRNYGFGVFIFFIFFVLGIGYPILQGLGYLKDAAEKILKSIKSAFELAEDIQVPTYTYPLLFSILLFILAIIIVVGITKILINNEKYKKIKLMTE, encoded by the exons atggaaaagccaaaaaagttattcttatttactgaaatttttttttttataatttcaacTTGGATtctaaattttgaaaatgatGTA attttatttaacaaaatattggATGTGAACTATAACCTTGTTCAGAAATTAGACATAAAGATGTACAGATTACTAGCTAAATATAAGGAGACCAAGGATTCAAATAGTGCAAGTTTAAAAGATGATATACCTAATAATAGAGGTTATTCTCAAAgagatatatttaataaagtaGAAGACACAATGAAACGCAAAAAATCAAATAGAAGTTCACTGAATAAGGCGCAATATTATACAGAAGTAATAAATCATAATAAAGGAatgtttgatggaaaacatttccattttgaaaaaaagtggatcaaaaaaaaagattatgattattttcttgaaaaaaacaGGAGAATTGGtgatatatgtttaaaaaaaataaaatttagaaattatGGATTTGgagttttcatattttttatttttttcgtgtTGGGAATAGGATACCCCATATTACAAGGATTAGGTTACTTGAAAGATGCTGCGGAAAAGATCTTGAAATCAATAAAAAGCGCTTTTGAGTTAGCAGAGGATATCCAAGTACCAACCTATACTTatccattattattttctatacttctttttatattagctattataatagtagtagGAATTACAAAGatcttaataaataatgaaaaatataaaaaaattaagttgatGACTgagtaa